One Phaseolus vulgaris cultivar G19833 chromosome 11, P. vulgaris v2.0, whole genome shotgun sequence genomic window carries:
- the LOC137810435 gene encoding uncharacterized protein yields the protein MGGGGAMRTAAKIAGVGVSRSGLRGSTASLPTEQSVRNASRSSVAGVSAQGVKTAEVAPLHAAAPWDDWDFAEDGDLVVPRMVFGSAPTFEEAKEATTELKDAIDQVYLSPDSSKYSSPGDEVSTLSPTLYEPVNRSCVFDTISNPSVPNHAIQAFNLLSTSHEAQAVVASLASDPNVWNAVMENPVVYRFFQSQQTVADFGEVETTEKVEKLSTCASEEIETPDKREATAESDLGSMFSDFIGFLQNLKLTVTELVSSVSDFLQNIFPSPDTQKMAGDAVGNNKANLMGGTFMGLAVLVIMVIVTKRA from the exons ATGGGCGGTGGAGGAGCAATGAGGACGGCGGCGAAGATCGCCGGCGTCGGCGTATCCAGGTCTGGTCTCCGGGGCTCGACAGCGTCCCTCCCGACCGAGCAATCGGTCCGCAACGCGTCGCGATCCTCGGTCGCCGGAGTATCCGCGCAGGGAGTGAAGACCGCTGAGGTTGCACCGCTGCACGCAGCGGCACCTTGGGACGACTGGGACTTCGCTGAAGATGGTGATTTGGTTGTCCCGAGGATGGTGTTCGGTTCTGCCCCAACTTTCGAGGAAGCTAAGGAAGCCACCACTGAATTGAAGGACGCTATTGATCA AGTATATCTTTCTCCCGATTCTTCGAAATATTCATCTCCTGGCGATGAAGTCTCTACTCTGTCTCCTACTCTTTATGAGCCAGTGAACAGATCTTGTGTCTTTGATACTATTTCAAATCCTTCAGTTCCAAACCATGCTATTCAGGCTTTTAATTTGCTTAGCACAAGTCATGAAGCGCAG GCTGTTGTGGCTTCACTTGCTTCTGATCCAAATGTCTGGAATGCAGTCATGGAAAATCCTGTGGTCTACAGGTTCTTCCAATCACAGCAGACAG TGGCTGATTTTGGAGAAGTGGAAACTACTGAGAAAGTGGAAAAGTTATCAACTTGTGCTTCTGAAGAAATTGAAACACCTGATAAAAGGGAAGCCACGGCCGAGTCTGACTTGGGAAGCATGTTTTCCGATTTCATTGGTTTTCTGCAGAACTTAAAGCTCACAGTTACTGAATTGGTAAGTAGTGTGTCTGATTTCCTTCAGAACATATTCCCGTCACCTGATACTCAGAAAATGGCTGGTGATGCTGTTGGGAACAATAAGGCAAATTTAATGGGAGGAACCTTCATGGGTTTGGCAGTGTTGGTGATAATGGTGATAGTGACAAAGAGAGCTTAG